From a region of the Thalassospira sp. TSL5-1 genome:
- the pyrC gene encoding dihydroorotase produces MTATELTLRRPDDWHLHLRDGTTMRAVLPYSSANFARAIIMPNLVPPVVSGDDARAYRDRILAAVPAGHDFTPLMTLYLTETTNADEVAASYEAGLISALKLYPAGATTNSDSGVRDIDHVMPVLERMALLGIPLCVHGEVTDPAIDIFDREAVFIDKVLRRIVDRVPELRIIMEHITTEEGVQYVWESGANIAATITTHHLIINRNAMLVGGIRPHYYCLPVAKREKHRLALRRAATSGNGKFFLGTDSAPHLDARKESACGCAGMFTAPNTLSCLAHVFEEEGALDHLEAFASLNGPAFYRLVPNEARIRLVKRQTPFEVSAKIDTDEGSLTVFDPGFPLYWHPEAALSADQGDAVNKTRT; encoded by the coding sequence ATGACCGCAACAGAATTGACGTTGCGCCGCCCGGATGACTGGCATTTGCACTTGCGCGATGGGACGACGATGCGGGCGGTGCTGCCCTATAGCAGTGCAAACTTTGCCCGTGCGATTATTATGCCCAATCTGGTGCCGCCCGTGGTGAGCGGGGATGATGCCCGGGCCTATCGCGACCGCATTTTGGCCGCCGTGCCCGCCGGGCATGATTTTACCCCGCTGATGACGCTGTATCTGACCGAAACCACCAATGCCGATGAGGTGGCAGCATCCTATGAGGCGGGGTTGATTTCGGCCCTTAAACTTTATCCGGCAGGGGCGACCACCAATTCCGATTCCGGTGTGCGCGATATTGACCACGTCATGCCGGTTTTGGAACGCATGGCCCTGCTGGGAATTCCGTTATGTGTACATGGTGAAGTCACCGACCCGGCGATTGATATTTTTGACCGCGAGGCGGTTTTTATCGACAAGGTGCTGCGCCGCATTGTTGACCGGGTGCCTGAACTGCGCATCATCATGGAGCACATCACTACCGAAGAAGGTGTGCAATATGTGTGGGAAAGTGGGGCCAATATTGCGGCAACCATCACCACGCACCATTTGATCATTAACCGCAATGCCATGCTGGTGGGCGGTATTCGCCCGCATTATTACTGTTTGCCGGTGGCAAAACGCGAAAAGCACCGCTTGGCCCTGCGCCGTGCTGCAACATCGGGCAATGGAAAGTTTTTCCTGGGCACGGATTCCGCCCCGCATCTCGATGCGCGCAAGGAAAGTGCCTGTGGCTGTGCGGGGATGTTTACCGCGCCAAACACCCTTTCCTGCCTGGCACATGTGTTTGAAGAAGAAGGCGCGCTTGACCATCTGGAGGCTTTTGCGTCATTGAATGGCCCAGCCTTTTATCGTCTGGTGCCCAACGAGGCGCGCATCAGGCTGGTTAAAAGGCAAACGCCCTTTGAGGTATCGGCTAAAATCGATACGGACGAAGGTTCGCTAACGGTATTTGATCCGGGATTTCCGCTTTATTGGCATCCCGAAGCGGCACTATCGGCGGATCAGGGCGATGCTGTAAACAAAACGAGGACCTGA
- a CDS encoding orotate phosphoribosyltransferase, protein MFSNAFPERALMAEMTAKMLLEIEAVHFRADKPFTFTSGLASPVYIDCRKLISYPRIRMTLMDFAASQILRNAGFQKFQAVAGGETAGIPFAAWLADKLALPMQYVRKKPKGFGRDAQIEGDIVEGANVLLVEDLTTDGGSKINFCEALRRAGANVTDTLVIFYYDIFPQTREKLKEHGLELHWLATWWDVLAVCKAQNYFDPKTLDEVEAFLTNPTQWSGQHGGATEINL, encoded by the coding sequence ATGTTTTCCAATGCCTTTCCCGAACGTGCCCTGATGGCCGAAATGACGGCAAAAATGCTGCTTGAGATCGAGGCGGTACATTTTCGGGCCGACAAGCCGTTTACCTTTACCTCGGGTCTTGCCAGTCCGGTTTATATTGATTGCCGCAAACTGATTTCCTATCCGCGCATTCGCATGACCCTGATGGATTTTGCCGCCTCGCAAATTTTGCGCAATGCGGGCTTTCAGAAATTCCAGGCCGTTGCGGGTGGGGAAACAGCAGGTATTCCATTTGCCGCCTGGCTGGCCGACAAGTTGGCCCTGCCCATGCAATATGTGCGCAAAAAACCCAAGGGCTTTGGCCGCGATGCGCAGATCGAGGGGGATATCGTCGAAGGTGCGAATGTGTTGCTGGTCGAAGATTTGACCACCGATGGCGGCAGTAAAATCAATTTCTGCGAGGCATTGCGTCGGGCTGGTGCCAATGTCACCGATACGCTGGTGATTTTCTATTACGACATTTTCCCGCAAACCCGCGAAAAGCTGAAAGAACACGGGCTGGAACTGCACTGGCTGGCAACCTGGTGGGATGTGCTGGCTGTGTGCAAGGCCCAGAACTATTTTGACCCCAAAACCCTCGATGAAGTTGAAGCCTTTCTGACCAATCCGACCCAATGGTCGGGGCAGCATGGCGGGGCGACGGAAATTAATCTTTGA
- a CDS encoding 2-hydroxyacid dehydrogenase, with product MSENHDVLVVSPALPHQMEKLAQEYTLHRYDKSDDREALLESVADKVRLVMTTAGVGVSVELMDKLPKLEVITSFGVGYDSIDIAACTERGIRVTNTPDVLNDDVADTAIMLMLATLRRLVVGDQWARSGNWSKNGAMPLTTTLNRKKVGIVGLGRIGKAIASRAEPFGVELGYFGRSQQDDVPYPYFEDLLKLADWADVLVLACPGGEATRNLIDMNVLRALGPTGYVVNIARGTVVDEPALITALRDGIIAGAGLDVFHNEPHMNPSFADFENVVIYPHHASGTVETRNAMGQLVVDNLVAFFAGKPLITPVN from the coding sequence ATGTCTGAAAACCATGACGTTCTTGTCGTTTCGCCTGCATTGCCGCATCAAATGGAAAAGCTGGCGCAGGAATATACCCTGCATCGCTATGACAAAAGTGATGACCGTGAAGCCCTGCTTGAAAGTGTTGCCGATAAGGTGCGCCTGGTGATGACAACCGCCGGGGTGGGGGTTTCGGTGGAATTGATGGATAAATTGCCGAAACTCGAAGTGATTACCAGTTTCGGTGTGGGATATGATTCCATCGATATTGCCGCCTGCACCGAACGCGGTATTCGTGTCACCAATACGCCTGATGTGCTTAATGATGATGTGGCTGACACCGCGATCATGCTGATGCTGGCAACCCTGCGCCGCCTTGTGGTTGGTGACCAATGGGCGCGCAGCGGCAATTGGTCAAAAAATGGCGCGATGCCGTTAACAACGACCTTAAATCGCAAAAAGGTTGGCATTGTCGGCTTGGGCCGCATTGGCAAGGCGATTGCCAGCCGGGCCGAACCGTTTGGGGTGGAACTGGGTTATTTTGGCCGTTCACAGCAGGATGATGTTCCCTATCCCTATTTTGAGGATTTGCTGAAACTGGCCGACTGGGCCGATGTGCTGGTACTGGCCTGCCCGGGCGGGGAGGCGACCCGCAACCTGATTGATATGAATGTGCTGCGTGCCCTGGGGCCGACGGGTTATGTTGTGAATATCGCGCGTGGTACGGTGGTGGATGAGCCTGCCCTGATTACGGCACTACGCGATGGTATTATTGCCGGGGCGGGGCTGGATGTTTTTCATAACGAACCGCATATGAACCCGTCTTTTGCCGATTTTGAAAATGTCGTGATTTATCCGCATCACGCCAGCGGCACAGTGGAAACACGCAATGCGATGGGGCAGCTTGTTGTGGATAATCTGGTGGCGTTTTTTGCCGGTAAGCCCCTGATAACGCCAGTGAACTAA
- a CDS encoding winged helix-turn-helix domain-containing protein translates to MTQGKDLKIRLKIDLPGGVRLGYGKVDLLRAVAREASISAAARTMGMSYRRAWLLIDELNKSFASPVIETRIGGKAHGGATLTDMGERIIALYLAAEEQARVAMAQNLDDLARCLVPASASDETDDL, encoded by the coding sequence ATGACACAGGGCAAAGACCTTAAAATCCGTTTGAAAATTGACCTGCCGGGCGGGGTGCGCCTTGGCTATGGCAAGGTTGATTTGTTGCGCGCGGTTGCCCGGGAGGCATCGATCTCCGCGGCGGCGCGCACGATGGGCATGTCCTATCGTCGGGCCTGGTTGCTGATCGACGAGTTAAATAAAAGTTTTGCCAGCCCGGTGATTGAAACCCGCATTGGCGGCAAGGCCCATGGTGGTGCAACGTTAACCGACATGGGTGAACGCATTATCGCCCTTTATCTGGCGGCGGAAGAACAGGCCAGGGTGGCAATGGCGCAAAACCTTGATGATCTTGCCCGTTGTCTGGTCCCGGCATCCGCGTCTGACGAAACGGACGATCTTTAG
- the modC gene encoding molybdenum ABC transporter ATP-binding protein: MSLQIDIRHQVGSLDLQARFTVDQPGITALFGPSGSGKTTLINAIAGLIRPDAGTITLNDCTVFDEGTKIHLPPRKRRVGYVFQDARLFPHLTVRKNLFFAHRRSANPLPENEIEAIIAMLGIGDLLSRRPAKLSGGERQRVSLGRALLGNPDILLLDEPLSALDQARKEEILPYLEALRDQRRLPILYVSHSIDEVARLADHIVVMEKGRVRASGSVFDILAQTDLAPLTGQFDAGAVIPATITGHDPKGGITYLGCAGHQLIVPLLPSANTTTTHASTIPQQTRLHIRARDVMIATSIPDGISANNILPATIAALTPVGTSNIEAALRLGHAAKGRTLTTPIIQARITNWSAQRLSLEVGQQVYAVIKSVTVDGKLREIGS, encoded by the coding sequence ATGAGCCTTCAAATCGACATTCGCCATCAGGTCGGAAGCCTTGATTTACAGGCGCGCTTCACCGTGGACCAGCCGGGCATTACGGCCCTGTTTGGCCCCTCGGGCAGCGGTAAAACCACCCTGATCAACGCCATTGCCGGGTTAATCAGACCCGATGCCGGGACCATTACCCTCAATGACTGCACGGTTTTTGATGAAGGGACGAAAATCCATTTACCGCCCCGCAAACGGCGGGTGGGCTATGTGTTTCAGGATGCGCGCTTATTTCCGCATTTAACCGTGCGCAAAAACCTGTTTTTTGCCCATCGCCGGTCTGCAAATCCCCTGCCCGAAAATGAGATCGAGGCCATCATTGCCATGCTGGGTATTGGCGATTTGCTGTCGCGCCGCCCGGCAAAACTTTCGGGTGGGGAAAGGCAGCGTGTCTCTCTGGGCCGTGCGCTGTTGGGCAACCCGGATATTTTATTGCTCGACGAGCCCTTGTCGGCCCTTGATCAGGCGCGCAAGGAAGAAATCCTGCCGTATCTGGAGGCGCTGCGCGATCAGCGCCGCCTGCCAATTTTATATGTCAGCCATTCAATTGATGAAGTCGCCCGGCTGGCCGACCATATCGTGGTCATGGAAAAGGGCCGCGTGCGCGCCAGCGGGTCGGTATTTGATATTCTGGCCCAAACCGACCTGGCCCCGTTAACCGGGCAGTTTGATGCCGGGGCGGTGATCCCCGCGACAATAACAGGGCATGATCCCAAAGGCGGCATTACCTATTTGGGCTGTGCCGGGCATCAATTGATTGTACCGCTTTTACCTTCGGCGAACACTACGACCACCCACGCCAGCACCATCCCGCAACAAACCCGCCTGCATATTCGCGCACGCGATGTCATGATCGCAACATCCATTCCCGACGGTATTAGCGCCAATAACATTTTGCCCGCCACCATTGCTGCCCTGACCCCGGTTGGCACCAGCAATATCGAGGCCGCCCTTCGCCTGGGACATGCCGCCAAGGGCAGAACATTAACAACACCGATCATCCAGGCCCGCATCACCAACTGGTCGGCACAGCGCCTGTCACTGGAAGTTGGTCAGCAGGTTTATGCCGTGATCAAATCGGTCACAGTGGATGGCAAATTGCGCGAAATTGGGTCCTAA